The window ACTCCTCTGCTTTCTGCTCGTATTCGGGGCTAAATACATCCGGAAAATCTCGGTAAATGGTTATTTCAGTAGCCGGAAAATCTGTCATTGGATACACATAGGGCAAGCTGGAGCTGTGAATAAACTCAGGCATCGACCAGTTTCCGATCGTATTGATCCCCCATTCCTTCAGACGTCGATCCGTCAGCTCCATCCACGCTTCAAGCCAATTTTCTCCGAATACACGGATCAGATTGGCAACCGAGAAGCTGAATCCGTGCCCGGACCAGGCATCACAGAACTTGCCCTCTCTTTCGGGCAGCTGTGGAAGCAAATGCTCCATCCCTGCAACCCGCATATGGTCATAGGGTTGTAAGCAATCCATTCCTGTACTGAACAAGGCAAATCCGTCAGGATCGACGAACCACCAGCGCTCACCATCAAATTCCGTGCGGAAATAGCCGGAGCTCTCGAATTTCAATCCCTTCCAGCCTCCGAAGTCTCCCAAATCCGAACGTAAACCGTCACTCTCTTGACTCTGTTCCATATTCGTTATCAAGTCGGCCGATAAACGTTCGATGGAGGGAGTCTTCCCCGGCCAATCTTTGCCAAGAAGTTGTCCCATTTCGTCGATATAAACCTCTTGTGCATAGGTAAAATCCGGAGCTTTTTTACTTACATACAAGCCTGAGACCTCAAACTGTCTACTGCAGACGGACGAGGTCGTCGATATCGACAAGCTCTGAAGCCTGCTGCGGTCAACAGAACGGTCACCCCTGATCACGGACTGCATCACGCCGGGGTAACGATCCAGAAACAGTTTTTCACCGTTTAAAGCTTTCAGAGGCAGGCACACCCGGGTCCTGACATCCGGCAGTAATCCGTAGTGCACCGTAAGCTCCTTGCCTCCGCTTTCAACGAATGAGAATAACACAACTAGGACATCATGAGCCTTATGATATAAATCCGCAACCAAGTAATCATGATCCGTCCATACCTCCGGATCATCCAATGATAGCTGTACGCCACCTCCCGCAGAAGATGTTTCAATTCGTATATGCTGATCTCCAATGACATGCATAAGGGTACCGGAAACGCAATTAAATGTACCCAATTCAATGACCTTGTTCATATGACTCCCCCTACTCTTTTACAGCCCCAACTACAATGCCTTTAATAAAGAACTTCTGCAGAAACGGATAAACGAGCAGAATGGGCAGAGCGCCGATAAAAATTTGGGCCGATTTGACGGTACGCTGCGATAAATTTTCCAAATCCTTAGGATCAATGCTGATTTTGCTAAAATCCTGCTGTACAACGATGGTTTGAAGGAAGGTAGCAAGCGGATACTTATTCGAGTCCATCATGTATATTAATCCGTCGAACCATGAGTTCCAATGAAATACTAACGTAAAAAGTGTTATCGTTGCAAGAGCCGGCATCGACATCGGCAAATGGATTTTGAACAAGATTCGAATGATTCCTGCTCCGTCCATCACGGCCGCTTCCTCCAATTCTACAGGAATGGCGCGAAAGAAATTCATCAGCAGTATCATATTGTAAACGCTTAATGCTGCCGGCAAAACTAGCGCCCATATCGTATTTATCAAGCCAAGATTAGTAATGAGAATATAGTTCGGAACGAGTCCGCCGGAAAATAGCATCGTAAATACGAAAAACCACATATAAACATTCCGGCTTTTAAACGCCGTATATTTCTTAGACAACGCGTAGCCTGCAAAAACGGTAACAACCATTCCGATCCCGGTTCCCAAAATAGTCCGGTACAACGAGAAAAGCAGTGAACGGATAAAACTAGGGTTATTCACTGTCTTCAGATACGATTCCAGCGTGACGTCTATCGGCCACAAATTGACAATATTGGCGGTAGCCGCAGCTTTTCCGCTTAACGATACTGCAAAGACATGCAGAAGCGGCAGTATACACAGCAGCGATACAGTGATGAGAAATAGTTGATTAAAAACATTAAACCATCGATAAGCGAGCGTTTTATGGTACATGCGTCTCCTCCTCCTTTGACTAGAAAATCCGATAATTCGCATATTTATAAGCTAACCGGTAGGAAATAATGATTAAAATGAAGCTGGTTACTGATTTGAACAACCCGACTGCCGTTGCAAAACTGAAATCCCCTTTCAGCATGGCCGAGCGGTAAACGAAGGTATCGATCACATCTCCTTTACTATACACAAGCGGATTGTAAAGATTGAAGATCTGATCAAAACCCGCATTCAACACATTACCCAGCTGGAGTGTAGCTACAACAACAATAATCGGCATCATAGCCGGCAGTGTAACGTGAATGGTTTGCTGCAGTCGTGTCGCTCCGTCCACTTCAGCGGCTTCGTATAAGGAAGGATTCACGGCCGTTATGGCTGCAAGGTAAACGATCATACCGAAGCCAAATTCCTTCCAAATGTCACTGAAAATCACAACAAAACGGAACCAATCCCCGTCACCCAGAAAGAATATAGGCTTAATACCGAACATGGCCGTAATCATCCGGTTCACAAGCCCGCCTTTGACCGACAACAGATCGATTAATATGCCTCCGAGGATGACCCATGACAAGAAGTGAGGCAAATAAACCAATGTTTGGATACCCCTTTTGATTCCGTTAATGCGAACTTCATTTAGCAATAAAGCAAAAAGAATGGGGACTAGCGTTCCAAAACCAATTTTTAGCACCGCGATGATTAATGTGTTCCAAATAACCTGCACAGACTCCTCGAACATAAACAAAGAGTGGAAATGCTTGAAGCCGACCCATTCGGATTTTAAAAAGCCAAGCCAAGGCTTATAGTCCTGAAAAGCCATCACCAATCCTGCTATAGGCACGTAATGGAAAACAACAGCGATTACTAAGGCCGGGAAAATCAGCATATGCAGGGGCCAAGTTTTTTTGAGTCCCCGAATCCAATTGGATTCCATTTTACTTGCGGTTATCTTACGTATAACGATTGCGTTCCGAGTGCTTTTCATAAGCTTCTCCCCTTTCTACATCCAGTAATTGCATAATTGCACTTTCGCATACTTCTGCTACTATTATACCAACGGGCACTTCCTGTACCTATGACAAGGTCTTAACTTCTATGTCCCCTTTCATAACCTCTTTCTCACATTTATTTCCTAGGCGGTGAACACATGATAAAATATAAAACATTCCGTAATATGCTATTGATGCTGGTCCTGCTGCTCATTCCTGCCACATTGCTCTTTTCTTACGCCAACAAAGTTGGAGAGGATGTGGTCAGGGAAACGCTCGAAAACTCGGCAGACAAACAATTGGAGTTTACGATACTTCAGTTGGAACAGTCTTTAAGGCAGCTTGAAACGCAGACGCTGCTGCTCGCGAACGACTCCACTATCAAAGCATATTCCAGCTCGTGGGATTTCCCCGAATATGTCGATCATTTGCTCATGCGGAAAAATGTTGAAGAAAAGCTGATTCTTCAGAGTCAAGCGGAATCTCTCATTCATGATGTAAGCGTTTACTGGCCGCAAATCGAGGAAGCTCTCTCGACAAAGGGAAAGATTGCTTATAACAATGTTGAACTGGCTGCTGCGCCTAAAAACAAATGGTTTATCCATCACGATGATCAAGGACAGTTATCCTTTCATTTGATGTTCACAAATCCCTCTGTTTTTCAACCGGATTTGAGCAATGTGACTTCAGTCGTTGAAACATCAATAACGAGCGAATATTTGAAATCTGTTCTTAAGGGCCTTGATGCATCGGGCAACGGAACATCCTTCATTTACTTTTCCGACTCAACAACTATCGCCAATCAAAACATCGATCGCGGGCTCTTTTCACTGCTCAAACAGAAAGATACCCTGAGCGGCGATACCGGCTTGCAGCATCCACTGCTTTCCGTGATTAAGATGGATGGAATCGAATACATGGTACAAACGATCCGCATCCCTTCATTGGATGGCACGTTAGTCAGCTACATTCAATTGAATACATTTTTGAATCCGCTAAAAAAAGTAAGCCTGCTTGTTAATATTAGCCTGCTCTTTCTCTTTGTTTCCGGGGTCGCCATGTCTTATTTGCTTTATCGGCATTTTAGAATCCCATTCGGTTATATGATACGCAAAATTGAGAGTCTGGGATCAGGCGATTACAAAAGCAGAGCAATCGTCAGAACGAACAATGAGTTTGATTATTTGTTTGCAAAGTTTAACGAGATGGCATCGCGTATCCAAGCCTTGATTGAGAATGTATACGAGGAACGTGTTCGTACACGCGAAGCGGAATATAAGCATTTGCAGTCGCAAATCAATCCACATTTTCTTTATAACTGCTTGTTTTACATTGTAAGTATGGCCCATAAATCTCCGGAAGCTGTCACTTCCATGGCCAAAAACTTAGCCCAATTTTATCGCTACATTACCCGTAAAGCCGGAACGGATTCTACACTTGAGGATGAAATTCACCTTATCGAGAGCTATCTTCACGTCCAATCGCTCAGAAATAAGCGGCTTACCTACGAAATTGATATTCTGCCATCCATGCTGAATTTGCTTGTCCCTACTCTGCTGCTTCAGCCATTGGTAGAGAATGCCGTCGTACACGGATTGGAGAGAAAAAGAGAGTCCGGGATCATTCGAATTCGGGGCACATGGCAGCAAGACAGGTATATCATTACCGTAGAAGATGATGGCGCAGGCATGACAGAACAGGGGATTCTGGAGCTAACGGCTCAAGTATTCCAACAGCGCAATTCAGATGAGATCGGCTGCGGTTTGTGGAATATACATCATCGGCTTATGAACCAATTCGGTCCGGACTCAGGCCTGCATTTTGTGAACAATGAGGGGGGAGGCTTCCGTGTAACCGTTCAAATCCCCTCAATGAGACAGGAGGAATTTCCATATGAACATATTGCTGGTAGATGATGAGGAGTATGTGCTTGATTATTTGCAGGAAAGTGTGGAGTGGATCCATTGCGGAATTACGAACGTATACCGGGCAAGCTCAGTGGATGAGGCACTCGACATTATCAAGCAGTACCCGGTGCCGCTGCTCGTTACCGATATCCGGATGCCTGAGAAAAGCGGCTTAGATTTATTGGAAACGCTCCACGACCAATATCCCGATACAAAAGTCATTCTGCTATCCGGGCATTCGGAATTCACCTATGCCAAAAAGGCACTGCAAGGCGGCGCAGCCGACTATTTGCTAAAACCGATTACAGGTAGCGAGGTTTCCGAATGTATCCGGAAAGTCGTGGCCCAAATTCATAGAGAGAACAAACGTACTCAGGACTTAAATAAAGCAGAGGCTGTCATCAGGCTGGGGAACACTCGAATGCGCGAGCATCTGTTGCTCGACCTGCTTCTTGGTAAACAATACGCAGCGGATGAGCTGAATCAGCAGTTGAAAGCCCTTAACTTACCCCTGCAGCCGGGTGGTAAATCTACGTTGATCCTGATTCGCATGGAAACGAACAATTACGATTCGAGAGAAGATATTGCGCTTCTAGACTACGCCTTGCTGAATATGGCAGAGGAAATCTTCTTCCAGGAAATTAAGTCCTATTCTTCGCTCTGGTGGTGCAAAGACACGCATCAGTTTATTGCCATTGTCCTTCCATCTGATTCCTTGGACGAATCGTCTACTTGGAATGAACGGATTAGCGAACTACAGAAAGCTGTCAGAACCTTTTTGAAGAGAAACATTTCCGTCATAATTACAGAACCTTTTTCGTTTCAAGCCCACTTAAACAGTACTTATTTGCAAGCTTTGAACGATTTTTGGTGGCGGGTCGGAACTCAAGAAAGTGTTGTTATACAAAGGAATGAGCTCACTTACAAACCGGAGATTAAGCCTTTAACAAAGCTTTATGAAACACCCTCGATCCTTCAGGTTATGGAAGCGAACCGGTGGGAGGAAGTCATTGAGAAGATCGAAGGGATCTTAGTGGAACTTGAATGCCCCCCCTATCGGACGCAGTATCATATCGTTGAAGTCGTTAACTATTTGTACAGCTGCTTTACCTTCATGGCCAATAAACAGGGTGATCCCTTGTCCGATTTGATCGGAAGCCTCTCTTTGCTTAAAAATCCCTATTACTTCCACTCTAGCGAAAAAATTAGGGACTGGGCCATGCCGCTGATCGAGCAGTTCAGACGTACTCTAACCGATTCCACAGGTGGAAGAAGTCATATCATCCGTCAAATTCATGAATATATTGGGCTCCATCTTCATGAGGATGTCTCTCTTACCAAAGTCGGTGAATACGTCTATCTGCACCCGGTGTATTTATCACGTTTGTATAAAAAGGAAACCGGAGATAGTCTTTCCGCTTATATCACTCGTGTCAGAATGGAGAAAGCGGCCCGTTTGTTGACCCAAACGAATAAAAAAGTATCGGATATCGCACAAGAAGTCGGCTACCAAAAAACACAATATTTTATCCGGTTATTTAAGGAGTACTATAACTACACCCCTCAAAGCTATAGAAATCAATGAAATGCAGGGCGGGGAAGTGCATGGGGAGGGACACGGCCATTATTATAAATACGCGTACCGTTTCCTAAAGCTGAACCGGATGGTCGGCCGCAATCCTTCCGATTTCGAATCGTTCAGCCGGATTTTGTAGTTATCCATTTTCCTGTTGCGCTCTCTGACAATATTGTGGCACACTATGGATATCACGCATTAACCGAGTGGCAAAGTATGCCCCGCTTCCTTTCTAAATCGAAAAGGAGTCGGGGTTTTGTGTTTTTTTTAAAACGAATATGGAGAGGCGAGTGATCAGGTAATGGGTTTTGAGATCGAACACGATAAATGGATAGGTGATCATCTTAGGCGAAGAAGAGGGGAACGTCTAGATGCTCTGAAACGCGGCCATGGGTTCGGAAATCAATTGTTCGTAGAGCAAATCTGGTGGCAGCTTGTCGGACATTTCCATGGATTGCATCCTGAATATGAAGTGAAGGACTGGCGAGGGAGATCCTACTTTGTCGATTTCATGTGGATTGTCGGAGCTATACGTATTGTATTTGAGATCAATGACTTTGGCTCTCACGGCACGGATCGAACCAAGTATCGGATGGATTTGAACCGGGGACTTTTTCTTCAAGCTCAAGACTGTATGGTCCTCTACATCTCTTTGGATGAGTTAAAAGAGAACCCCTCGTTCATTCTCTCCGCATTGCGGAACATCTTGTTCTCTTATCTGTCTACAGAGAGTGGAACCAAAAGAATCGTGGAGAAACGCTATTCAAAAATCGAACGAGACTTAATGCGAGCGGCCATTCGCCATAATCGTGCCATTCGCCCATCCGAGGCTGCAAGGGAGTTGGAACTGCATATTATGACTGTCATCAAGTACTGCCGCATGCTGGTCGATAAAGGGAAATTTCGGGCTGTGGCCAGAGGAGTGTCACAGCGAGTCAACTACTATGAATATGTGGGCTCTATCCAAAGTCCGGATTTGGTTTGAGCACTGTTTCTGTTTCGATGCTTGGAATTATATATGAAAAATCATATAAAAAATTCCCTGGGCTGGCTAAAGCGAAAATTCTATATGAAAAATCGTATATAATTTGTCTTATTGCATGAATCCCACCAATTATATTCGAAAAATCGTATATATCAACTGACAATTAATTGGATTTGTTCTTACTCTCCCACGAGCTCCCTTCGTCGGCTCAAACAGCAAAAGGACACACACAACCCGTTTCCCGGTCGTGCCCTTTTTGTGCCGCACTCTTCTGTCCTTTCACCATACAAATCGCCGCTCCCGACAGGGCATCCCAGACAATATGACCGCCCGGAAATAAGGGGTAAGCTTCGCTCACCCCTTAGCCTAAAACATATTATTGATTCACTTTTTTATACCAGTCATTTACTTCTTTTTCGATTTGATCCCCGCCTTTACTTTTCCAATCCGTGACGAAAGAATCGTATTTATCCAAAGGCTCTCTTCCGTATATAATTTTGGCGAACGTTTCCAGTTCCATCGTTTTCAGATTGTCGTCTTTATTTCGCTGCGTCTCTGTTGGAGCCCCTATGAAATCTGTTGGCGCATTGCTGTTTCTCAGCTGGTAGTTCAACGCTCCTGCACGAATCTGCTCCTTATCCGCGACAGCTATTCCCCTTTGAGACGTTGTTTCCGGCTTATTTCCTTGATAGATGTAATCCCAGTCTTTAGATCCTTGAAAGGGTATACTAGGCGTATTCCAGAACAAGTTGTACTTGCCTGAACTCGCAGCCTTTTCCATTGGCTTTGGAAACTTTTTCGAATCATACTCCGGTTCGCCGTTTACCATCGCATAGTCATATCCCTCAAAGAAACCATTCTTAAAGTCACCCGTATTGAATTGACTGTCATATATTTTATCCATATAGAGGAAGAAAGCATCCATGTGTTTAAAATCTTTATTGAACATCATGACTTTCCCTTCGTTGATCAAACCGTTATATCGTGCTGTCTTGCCATCCGATCCGACAGGCAGAGGATAGGCTCTAACAAGCGCGTTTGGAACACTCTTTGTCACATCTCCGAGCGGCCATCCGTTTGCCCAGAACGGTGCAGCGATAATCCCCGATTTACCTTGGATAAAGCTTTCCGTTGCTTTCACTTCGTCAAGAGCTGCTAATTCAGGGTCCAAATAACCCTTTCCGTACCATTCGCGCAATTTGCCCAATCCCTCTTTTATACCCGGTTGAATTGAGCCGTATTTAAGTGTGCCGTCAGTCGCTTTTTGCCAAGTTCTTGGAAGAAACTTCCCGGTATATGCGCCGAAGACGAAGCTGCTATCTGACATCCAGTTCGCGAATCCATTCTTTGCCGAAAAACTAAACCCAAATGTATCCTTCTTTCCGTTGCCGTCCGGATCTTGGTTCGTAAAAGCATCCATCACTTTTTCGAACTCTTCGATCGTCGTAGGCGCTTTCAATTTTAATTGATCCAACCAATCCTGCCGGATCCACATGACGGGGTTTGTTCCGTCACCTCCTGAGAAAATAGGCAATCCTAGCAGCTTCCCATCCGCTTTCACTTGGTTTAGCGCGGACTTGTTATCCGAATACAGCTTCTTGATCCTATCCGAAGCGTATTGGTCGAAAGCTTTCTGTATGTCCATCACTTTGCCGGATTGAATGAGGTCAGCAATCAGATTCGGATCTTGAACGATAAATAAATCCGGCAGCTGATTTTGCGAAGTAAGCGATAATCTGATTTTCGTATGGTATGCCGCATTATCCGGCGTGCCCCATAGGTCTTTAATCTCGATGCCCAACTTGTCCTTCGCCCATTTGTTGTGAACATTATCTTGAATTGTTTCACCATTAATGAACGTATAATCGGACCCAACCACACGAGCCGTCGTAATCGTGACAGGCGGTTCGAACTTGCCGTTTACCGCTTTGTTTGCGGTCTCTTGTCCCTTAGTAGGTGAAGGCGAAGGTTGACTCCCCTCATTAGAAGTACAGCCAATTGCAAAGGTACTCATCAGCATTAGACATGCCATCATCGAAGTCCACTTATCTCTCTTCATATATATCCCCTCTCTGCTCTTTTGTTTCAATTTCATAATGTAATCTTAACAAATAGGATTCTTACGCGTATATGCCCAAAAATAAACAATCATAGCCTTGTCGTGAACTGAAATTGCGGATTAACCTACAGATTCACTTTGGGTACGTCTCTCAGTTTAAAACATATATCAATATAAAAAAGAAAAAATCGTACGGATGAACAATACGATTTTTTCTTTTAATAGAATATGCAGTTATTGATCTGTCTGAGCTAAGTTAGTAACTTGTGAAGGAGTTAGGGCGCCTTCATAAATGCGCAATTCGTCCATTAAGCCTTTGAATGGTGTATCCCACCAGTTGACTCCTAAACTGAAGCTGGCATTGGTAGTAGTAAAAATATGTGAGAAGTTTGTTCCTGTAAACTTTGGAACACCGTTGACATAAACAATAATCGTACCGTTATCAACAGAAAAAACCAAATGCGTCCACTCGCCAGTTTTGACGGTTAAACCTGTAGGCGCATCATACCATCTTGTGCCTGACCAGATCATTGTGTTTCCGCCTGCTGGCCCATTCGGAACAAGGCTTACCCAGTTATTAGTGTCTGCGGCTCCAAAGAAAGTGGTGGTATACATAGTTAATTGTTCAGGTTTTAACCAAAGCGACACAGAGTACTTATTGCTAGAGATTAGTCCATTTGGCAACCGTATACCAGAGTCTCCATTAAACGCTGCAGCTTTACCATTCTTACCGTCAATATAAGTAATTGTTCCGCCAGTATTATTAATTCTGTTCCCAGTTTCAGTTCCCGCACCAAAATTACCT is drawn from Paenibacillus sp. V4I7 and contains these coding sequences:
- a CDS encoding beta-galactosidase — its product is MNKVIELGTFNCVSGTLMHVIGDQHIRIETSSAGGGVQLSLDDPEVWTDHDYLVADLYHKAHDVLVVLFSFVESGGKELTVHYGLLPDVRTRVCLPLKALNGEKLFLDRYPGVMQSVIRGDRSVDRSRLQSLSISTTSSVCSRQFEVSGLYVSKKAPDFTYAQEVYIDEMGQLLGKDWPGKTPSIERLSADLITNMEQSQESDGLRSDLGDFGGWKGLKFESSGYFRTEFDGERWWFVDPDGFALFSTGMDCLQPYDHMRVAGMEHLLPQLPEREGKFCDAWSGHGFSFSVANLIRVFGENWLEAWMELTDRRLKEWGINTIGNWSMPEFIHSSSLPYVYPMTDFPATEITIYRDFPDVFSPEYEQKAEEFANQLIPLKEDRRLVGYFMRNEPHWAFVDGLNLTEAMMEHPYSFESKRMFVEWLENKYTTAACLNEAWGTDFQQFDELLHPQKVQAGHIEGMRREDYSAFNRILIRRYVEIPAQYCKKADPNHLNLGMRYAWIGSSELLEGCEAFDVFSINCYQMKPDREHIEMISKHLNKPVMIGEFHFGAADVGMLAYGIKAVATQEERGLAYRYFVEQGAAIPELIGVHYFQLADQPVLGRFDGENYQIGVTDVCHRPYEAFVEQMKLSHAQMYDVRVGNRQAFCINPIEIPRTGF
- a CDS encoding carbohydrate ABC transporter permease; the protein is MYHKTLAYRWFNVFNQLFLITVSLLCILPLLHVFAVSLSGKAAATANIVNLWPIDVTLESYLKTVNNPSFIRSLLFSLYRTILGTGIGMVVTVFAGYALSKKYTAFKSRNVYMWFFVFTMLFSGGLVPNYILITNLGLINTIWALVLPAALSVYNMILLMNFFRAIPVELEEAAVMDGAGIIRILFKIHLPMSMPALATITLFTLVFHWNSWFDGLIYMMDSNKYPLATFLQTIVVQQDFSKISIDPKDLENLSQRTVKSAQIFIGALPILLVYPFLQKFFIKGIVVGAVKE
- a CDS encoding ABC transporter permease — encoded protein: MKSTRNAIVIRKITASKMESNWIRGLKKTWPLHMLIFPALVIAVVFHYVPIAGLVMAFQDYKPWLGFLKSEWVGFKHFHSLFMFEESVQVIWNTLIIAVLKIGFGTLVPILFALLLNEVRINGIKRGIQTLVYLPHFLSWVILGGILIDLLSVKGGLVNRMITAMFGIKPIFFLGDGDWFRFVVIFSDIWKEFGFGMIVYLAAITAVNPSLYEAAEVDGATRLQQTIHVTLPAMMPIIVVVATLQLGNVLNAGFDQIFNLYNPLVYSKGDVIDTFVYRSAMLKGDFSFATAVGLFKSVTSFILIIISYRLAYKYANYRIF
- a CDS encoding sensor histidine kinase, coding for MIKYKTFRNMLLMLVLLLIPATLLFSYANKVGEDVVRETLENSADKQLEFTILQLEQSLRQLETQTLLLANDSTIKAYSSSWDFPEYVDHLLMRKNVEEKLILQSQAESLIHDVSVYWPQIEEALSTKGKIAYNNVELAAAPKNKWFIHHDDQGQLSFHLMFTNPSVFQPDLSNVTSVVETSITSEYLKSVLKGLDASGNGTSFIYFSDSTTIANQNIDRGLFSLLKQKDTLSGDTGLQHPLLSVIKMDGIEYMVQTIRIPSLDGTLVSYIQLNTFLNPLKKVSLLVNISLLFLFVSGVAMSYLLYRHFRIPFGYMIRKIESLGSGDYKSRAIVRTNNEFDYLFAKFNEMASRIQALIENVYEERVRTREAEYKHLQSQINPHFLYNCLFYIVSMAHKSPEAVTSMAKNLAQFYRYITRKAGTDSTLEDEIHLIESYLHVQSLRNKRLTYEIDILPSMLNLLVPTLLLQPLVENAVVHGLERKRESGIIRIRGTWQQDRYIITVEDDGAGMTEQGILELTAQVFQQRNSDEIGCGLWNIHHRLMNQFGPDSGLHFVNNEGGGFRVTVQIPSMRQEEFPYEHIAGR
- a CDS encoding response regulator; protein product: MNILLVDDEEYVLDYLQESVEWIHCGITNVYRASSVDEALDIIKQYPVPLLVTDIRMPEKSGLDLLETLHDQYPDTKVILLSGHSEFTYAKKALQGGAADYLLKPITGSEVSECIRKVVAQIHRENKRTQDLNKAEAVIRLGNTRMREHLLLDLLLGKQYAADELNQQLKALNLPLQPGGKSTLILIRMETNNYDSREDIALLDYALLNMAEEIFFQEIKSYSSLWWCKDTHQFIAIVLPSDSLDESSTWNERISELQKAVRTFLKRNISVIITEPFSFQAHLNSTYLQALNDFWWRVGTQESVVIQRNELTYKPEIKPLTKLYETPSILQVMEANRWEEVIEKIEGILVELECPPYRTQYHIVEVVNYLYSCFTFMANKQGDPLSDLIGSLSLLKNPYYFHSSEKIRDWAMPLIEQFRRTLTDSTGGRSHIIRQIHEYIGLHLHEDVSLTKVGEYVYLHPVYLSRLYKKETGDSLSAYITRVRMEKAARLLTQTNKKVSDIAQEVGYQKTQYFIRLFKEYYNYTPQSYRNQ
- a CDS encoding extracellular solute-binding protein, giving the protein MKRDKWTSMMACLMLMSTFAIGCTSNEGSQPSPSPTKGQETANKAVNGKFEPPVTITTARVVGSDYTFINGETIQDNVHNKWAKDKLGIEIKDLWGTPDNAAYHTKIRLSLTSQNQLPDLFIVQDPNLIADLIQSGKVMDIQKAFDQYASDRIKKLYSDNKSALNQVKADGKLLGLPIFSGGDGTNPVMWIRQDWLDQLKLKAPTTIEEFEKVMDAFTNQDPDGNGKKDTFGFSFSAKNGFANWMSDSSFVFGAYTGKFLPRTWQKATDGTLKYGSIQPGIKEGLGKLREWYGKGYLDPELAALDEVKATESFIQGKSGIIAAPFWANGWPLGDVTKSVPNALVRAYPLPVGSDGKTARYNGLINEGKVMMFNKDFKHMDAFFLYMDKIYDSQFNTGDFKNGFFEGYDYAMVNGEPEYDSKKFPKPMEKAASSGKYNLFWNTPSIPFQGSKDWDYIYQGNKPETTSQRGIAVADKEQIRAGALNYQLRNSNAPTDFIGAPTETQRNKDDNLKTMELETFAKIIYGREPLDKYDSFVTDWKSKGGDQIEKEVNDWYKKVNQ